A region of Allocoleopsis franciscana PCC 7113 DNA encodes the following proteins:
- the gnd gene encoding decarboxylating NADP(+)-dependent phosphogluconate dehydrogenase yields MTQPSFGLIGLAVMGENLALNVERNGFPVSVYNRTAAVTEKFMEERAKGKNFTATYSIEEFVKSLQRPRKILIMVKAGAPVDAVIAQLKPFLEQGDMIIDGGNSYYPDTERRTQELEAAGLGFVGMGVSGGEEGALNGPSLMPGGTQQAYAELQPILTKIAAQVDDGPCVTYIGAGGAGHYVKMVHNGIEYGDMQLIAEAYDLLKNTLGLDHQQIHEVFTEWNTTDELNSFLIEITADIFRFIDPDTNLPLVDVIQDAAGQKGTGRWTVQSALELAVPIPTMIAAVNARIMSFYKEDRVAASKELPGPTGKYEGDTKEFINKIRDALYCSKICSYAQGMALLSKASKDLNYNLALSEISRIWKGGCIIRAGFLDKIKTAFRDDENLPNLLLAPEFKQSILDRQEAWRDVLIVANKLGIAVPAFSASLDYFDSYRRARLPQNLTQAQRDYFGAHTYERTDKPGAFHTEWTKVAEESLQTGTTD; encoded by the coding sequence ATGACACAACCAAGTTTTGGTCTGATTGGTCTAGCCGTTATGGGCGAAAACCTTGCCCTGAATGTGGAGCGTAATGGTTTTCCAGTCAGTGTTTACAATCGTACCGCTGCCGTGACTGAAAAGTTTATGGAAGAGCGGGCTAAGGGGAAGAACTTCACAGCGACTTACTCGATTGAAGAATTTGTCAAATCGTTGCAACGACCCCGCAAGATTCTAATTATGGTGAAAGCGGGTGCGCCGGTTGATGCGGTGATTGCCCAGCTCAAGCCCTTCCTAGAGCAGGGAGACATGATCATTGACGGCGGTAACTCCTATTATCCAGACACAGAGCGACGCACCCAAGAATTAGAGGCTGCTGGACTGGGATTTGTGGGCATGGGCGTCAGCGGTGGTGAAGAAGGAGCGCTGAATGGCCCAAGCTTAATGCCTGGGGGTACACAGCAGGCTTACGCAGAATTACAGCCCATTCTGACGAAAATAGCCGCTCAAGTAGATGATGGGCCTTGTGTTACCTACATCGGCGCTGGTGGTGCAGGTCACTACGTCAAGATGGTACACAACGGGATTGAATACGGCGATATGCAGCTCATTGCCGAAGCCTACGACCTGCTTAAGAACACGTTGGGACTGGATCATCAGCAGATACACGAAGTTTTTACCGAGTGGAACACTACCGACGAACTCAACTCATTTTTGATTGAAATTACAGCGGATATTTTCAGGTTCATTGACCCCGATACGAACTTACCTCTAGTCGATGTTATTCAAGATGCGGCGGGGCAAAAAGGGACGGGACGCTGGACAGTACAGAGTGCTTTAGAACTCGCTGTACCCATTCCCACCATGATTGCAGCCGTCAACGCTCGGATTATGTCTTTCTATAAAGAAGACCGGGTGGCAGCCTCAAAAGAGCTACCAGGCCCGACAGGAAAGTATGAAGGGGATACTAAGGAATTTATCAACAAAATCCGCGATGCTCTCTATTGCTCAAAGATTTGTTCCTATGCTCAAGGCATGGCGCTGTTGAGTAAAGCATCTAAAGATTTGAACTACAACCTGGCTTTAAGCGAAATTTCGCGGATTTGGAAAGGTGGTTGTATTATTCGCGCTGGGTTCCTGGATAAAATTAAGACCGCTTTCCGGGACGACGAAAATTTGCCCAACTTGTTGTTGGCTCCTGAATTTAAGCAAAGCATTTTGGATCGGCAAGAGGCTTGGCGAGATGTGCTGATAGTGGCGAATAAACTAGGAATTGCAGTTCCGGCGTTCAGTGCATCGTTGGATTATTTCGACAGCTACCGACGTGCTCGCCTGCCACAAAACCTCACTCAAGCACAGCGTGACTACTTCGGTGCTCATACCTATGAACGTACTGATAAACCCGGTGCATTCCACACTGAATGGACAAAGGTTGCTGAAGAATCTCTCCAAACTGGCACCACCGATTAA
- a CDS encoding Ycf66 family protein produces the protein MLAYVLALVIGLGSLGMYLAGFFLPEVHRKEDFIWSGIGLFYALVLWVCAGRITGGVLLGQTASVALLGWFGWQTLTLRRELTSPERRTPISPEVQEKIKGFSFTGLGQKLQQQVSGLQKKQPSAAPSSSASPTTANTPKDKNKATGGQATTQVPETAPAPTDTADTPNSSKVVTIIDSRNTSTEIAIQENATTEVSPSPTPVDEPAADNAEMSASPELVRPNPPAPERVKAAQESAMSNTADSGVDAATPIEDIAPEVELAPPAEPPGDGDPMMRQNPPDGDIAIEGVPIDPENPPTLS, from the coding sequence ATGTTGGCATACGTCCTGGCGTTGGTCATTGGTCTTGGTAGCCTGGGAATGTACCTGGCAGGCTTCTTTTTACCAGAAGTTCATCGCAAAGAAGATTTTATCTGGAGCGGCATTGGATTATTTTACGCCTTAGTCTTATGGGTGTGTGCTGGACGCATTACCGGCGGCGTTCTTTTAGGGCAGACGGCAAGTGTAGCGCTGTTAGGTTGGTTTGGCTGGCAAACCCTGACCTTAAGGCGAGAACTGACTTCCCCAGAACGCAGAACACCCATTTCTCCAGAAGTGCAAGAGAAAATTAAAGGGTTCTCATTCACCGGATTGGGACAAAAACTGCAACAGCAAGTCAGCGGTTTACAAAAGAAACAGCCATCGGCGGCCCCATCTTCGTCCGCTTCACCCACAACGGCAAACACACCGAAAGATAAGAACAAGGCGACTGGAGGACAAGCCACGACCCAGGTTCCTGAGACAGCCCCAGCACCGACAGATACAGCAGATACTCCAAACAGCTCCAAGGTTGTAACAATTATTGACTCCAGAAATACCTCAACCGAGATAGCAATTCAGGAAAATGCGACAACAGAGGTAAGCCCATCACCAACCCCAGTGGATGAACCAGCAGCAGATAACGCCGAAATGTCAGCGTCTCCTGAACTGGTTCGACCAAATCCCCCCGCACCCGAACGGGTAAAAGCCGCCCAAGAATCGGCTATGTCTAACACGGCAGACTCTGGCGTAGACGCCGCAACGCCCATTGAGGACATTGCACCCGAAGTTGAACTGGCACCCCCTGCTGAACCGCCTGGTGATGGCGACCCGATGATGAGACAAAATCCTCCAGATGGGGATATTGCGATCGAAGGCGTTCCCATCGACCCAGAGAATCCGCCAACGCTCAGTTGA